Proteins encoded within one genomic window of Natator depressus isolate rNatDep1 chromosome 1, rNatDep2.hap1, whole genome shotgun sequence:
- the COMMD6 gene encoding COMM domain-containing protein 6 isoform X1 gives MAAGAAVVGAPSLEPCDFGSTADIIKLIPKDLFAELCERIIQHLHCQIPGVNTVELCQRFQTAGVEMNVADLAKIINVVSFLFSTAAKNNLSAEELSTGLGNVISMLPKHAVQVIRHIWNEQGKSIIMSEDAKNMATVGQIIDIQWKLGMAVSSDSCRSLKYPYVTMTLKVAEPSGQIMSRSFELTIPQFQDFFRHFKEMAAVLETV, from the exons ATGGCTGCCGGAGCTGCCGTGGTGGGCGCGCCGTCCTTGGAGCCCTGTG attttggtAGTACTGCTGATATTATTAAACTAATACCTAAGGATCTATTTGCTGAGCTA tgtgaGCGAATTATTCAGCATCTTCACTGTCAGATCCCAGGTGTAAATACAGTAGAACTATGCCAG AGATTTCAAACAGCTGGAGTTGAAATGAACGTTGCTGACCTAGCAAAGATAATTAATGTTGTTTCCTTTTTATTCAG CACAGCAGCCAAAAACAACCTCTCTGCAGAAGAACTCTCCACTGGTCTGGGTAATGTAATCAGTATGCTGCCAAAACATGCAGTTCAGGTTATTCGCCATATATGGAATGAACAGGGCAAATCTATCATTATGTCAGAAGATGCTAAAAATATGGCCACAGTGGGACAG ATTATAGATATTCAGTGGAAACTGGGAATGGCAGTGAGCTCTGACAGCTGCAGGTCTCTTAAGTATCCTTACGTTACAATGACACTAAAAGTGGCAGAGCCGTCAGGCCAGATAATGAGCAGGTCTTTTGAATTGACaatcccacagttccag